The Pyrenophora tritici-repentis strain M4 chromosome 9, whole genome shotgun sequence sequence ACCACCAATTTCTTTGCTGAAAGCCTCGAAGTCGACGCCTTCATTCTCAAACATCGTCTTGACCTTCTTGGCAGCCTCAATCTGTCTCTCCTGCGTGAAACCCCCTGGCGCATTACTTTCGTACTGAATGAGCTCGACCCAGCGGAAGAACAAGCTCTCCTTGCCCATAGCCGTCAGCTTATCCTTGAACGCAATGACCTTGTCCCTGGCCTCCGTTTCCGAGCCCTCGTCAAGCTTCGCACATTCCCAAACCGCCCATTGACCGTTTTCCGTCTCTGCATCGCCCACGTATACGAAGACGGATTTGCGCAGGTGATCAAGCGAAATGTCTTTGCGATCGAGGAGCTGTGTCGCAGCCACCATGCCGAAGAAATCGAGGTCGAAATCCGCGTCCATAAGCATGTAGCCCGTCTTCTCTCGGAGTCGCTTCTGGTCTACAGCGGGTAGGACTCTAGTTTTGAAAAAGGGATTCTCACTTCCTGCTCGCCCACTTCCTCCTTCTGCTTCTCCTAAGAGATCCTTGGCGCCCCAGCCTCGGCTAACACGTACGTAGACTTCTTCGTCCCGGAAGCCTACGCTCCATCGCCAGCTCACGGGGTTTCCGGGCTGCTCGATGAAGAAGGAAAAGGGCCAGAGGGCGACAAAGCGGAATAGCACGAAATCCAACATGAACATGGCCGTGCGCTTGCCCAGCTGCCAGATCAGAGAGCCCCACGGTGTAGAGTCCCAGTATATTGTGGTTTCATTGTGATTGCCGAGCACGGATTGTAGAATGTCCCAGTAATGGGGTCCGAGGGAGTAGGCGCGCCATAGGAGGAGGAGCACGATGCTGGTGTTTAACAGGACGGGCACGGTGAAGATGCGTCGCTTGAACCAGGCGGGATGCGGGTCGACGTGTGCTATGTAGACGAGGGTAGGATCGAATGTAGAAAGAAGGGTGGACAGCTCGGGGGGTGCTGGAGTAAAGGGTGGTGGGATGGCTTTCTTGGAGGAAGTGGGGGCCTTGCCGGCTCGCTTTGTGGCTTTGGGAGGCATGATGGCTTACTACGAGTCGAGGGGAGAGGATTGCCTGGTTGCTGGCAGCATTGGCGATGCGATTGAATTGGTGAAGTTGGTGTTCTTTCTCCTATCAAGCAGGAGACAAAAGTTCATGTCCGTCGACCATTCCGATAGGTTTCACCGCGCCGAACTTCCATGGATGTCAAAGGGGTCCAACGCGACACGTGCCAATGCATTCACCCTTACGCTTTTTCACTCAGTCCCCATGATATTAACAAGCAAGATAAGTAGCGACGTGCTTTTTGATGCAGCTGCGATGCAGGGTCAAGATAATTCCAGAGTCATTTCACATGCTGCGCCGTATTAGGAAGCAAGCGTGCGTCGGCGCCATGTCCTGCGTCAACGCCGATGCACGCGTCATTTGGTCGGAGCTTCTTTCAACGTTTTCGCCGATCTCACCTCTACGCGACGTTGAGCGAAGGCTATATGCACCTCTCCGGCACTATTGCGGAGAGCCGGTTTAGCCTTTCAGCTGTGCCTCGGTAACGTTAAGAAGAATAGGTCTTGTGCACTGCCAGCATGCCGTGGCACGGCGGGCAGGTGCTCAAGGTCCTTTTGAAGATGAGCCGGGGAAATGGAACAAAAAATCAAAAATAAGGGGACAAGCAAAAGGATGGCATGTCCGCAAAAGCACCGCCTTGGAATACCATGTTTCTTCACCCATGGAAATCCAGATCGCCCGTAAGGATCACTCGCGTACCACGGGTATGGTACGTATCCACAAAACCGGAACCCCAATGCAGTGAAGCGTGGTTGTGCACGGCTTAGAAGGTCCGGAATGCAGGACGTGGATAGTGCAATCGCAATTAGAACCACGAATAACGTCGCTGCTAGCGAGTCGTCATGTAATGCTTATTTGGGGCTTTGGAGGCGACTGGCCCTGACCTAAGCAGGTCGAGCTATTGTCTCGGCTGAAAGAACCGCCCTTATCGTACCCGACGTGATATACACCATGTCGTCCCCCGGCGGCAGGGTGGAGCTTTTTGGTTCTCCATTGATCTTCTGCAAGTCGACGTTTCAGAGCACTGAAAAGTCACGATGCCTTCGCAGCAAGACGCGCAAGGTCCTCCGGTATGTCGTATCATGTATGTATCAAGAAGAACACAACTGACACGAAGAACAGTCTGGACAATCCGGGCAAGTAGGTCCTCCATTTGCCCCACGCAATGCGGGCTTGGGAGGCACGCCGACTATCGTTCCTGATGTGCCTGTCGCCATTGTCTTTCTTTTGCTCTATCTGCTGTTTGGTGTCATTCACATCAAGATCTTCAAGAGTAACAAGCATCGTGGCCACAAGTTCATCTTCAATGGCGCCATACTTGGTATGTCGTGTTCACGTGGACTGGATTACCCCGCGACTGACAGTAATAGGTCTATGCAAGATTCGCATCATTACCATGTCACTGAGGATAGCATGGGCAAACTATCCAAGGAACGTCAGCCTTGCCATCACGGCAAACGTCTTTGTCTATGTCGGCACCATCATCCTGTACATGCTCAACTGGTTCTTTGTTCAACGTGTAGTCCGCTCTCTACATCCTCACCTGGGATGGTCGACTGCGTACCGCGTCGTCCACAGAGCCGGTCTTGGCGTGTTGGTCGTCAGTCTACTCATGCTCGTCATCAGTCAGATCTGGCAGTTCTACACCACTGACCAGGGAAAACTCGAAGCTTTCCACGACATGTTTGTGATTGCTCAGACATACTTTACTATTCTCTGTGCTGCCCCGGCCATTTTCGTGGCCATTGCACTCATTATCCCGCGCAAAGAAATCGACCCCTTTGGCGCTGGGCGACTGAGGAACAACATTACGATCCTCCTAATCTCAGTATCTATTCTTCTAATCGGACAGGTCTTCCGCTGCGTCTTGGCTTGGATCCCGGCAATTCCGTTGATGGACATCCAGCGCGGCACTGTCATCATGCCTTGGTACCTCTCCAAGGCGGCCTTTTATTGCTTTAATTTTCTCACCGAAATCTTTGTCATCATCATGTTTGCCATTGTACGCGTCGATTTACGTTTCTACGTACCCAACGGAGCTCGTAGGTCAGGCGACTACTCCAGGAGTCGCGTCAACCTACATGGAAGCGAGAAGAACGTATCAGCTCCTGGCCCGATGGTCCACCCGCATAACGGATCTACCGAGACCCTACATAACTACCCATCTTCAGTATTCGAAGACACCCAGACGTTGGCCGATTCGCTGCGATATCCCCAGTCAACTCTAGCAGTAGACGAGCGGACGGGCAACTGGAAGGTCAAACGCATATCAGGTGATTCCTCACGAAGCCGCCACACGACCATATCGTTTGAGGGCTCATCCTCGCGGACCACGCTTGCGGAACGGAGCTCACGAAACGTCAGAAACGCCCCTCCAGTGCCAGATATCCCCGCCGAATGGCCGCTGCCCGACGATTCGCCACCGCGAGGCACAAACCGTGTCCTGGAACATACCAACCGCGCCTCGCACCGCGCCACCCCTCTCAACCAGTCTTACGAGATCTCACACCACCAGTTGAACGACGCGGACGTTGGCGATGCCGTGACAAACGCGCTCAACAATCTTGAGAGTAATAGCGAAAACCGGCCTCCCCCCACACCGAACTGGGAACGCATTCCTGCGCAGACTGAGAAAAGCCATTCTCGATCGTCGTCCCGTAATTCGAATATTCGGCATTCCCTCCCCCTGCAAACTACCCTCCCCCGCACCCGCACAAACAGCACACCAGCACCACCAACCCGCGCACCCCCGCCCCAAACCCCTCCTCTAACCTCCCCTCCGCCAACCCCCAGCAAGACTATCCCCCCAAACCCCAATGGGCAGCCCCAGTCTAGAAATAATCTCTCTCCTCAACCGCATGAGCGGCGACCACTCGCGCTACATGGACGCCTCCCTCCAACGCGACCAAGGTTCCATGTCCCCCGAGTCCTCAGACGGGAGTTCCTACGGCGGACACTTTGGTCATGACCGTGACCACGAAAAGGAGCGTAGTGGAAGTGCAAGTTCGGCTGTGCCCAGACGGCAGAGTAGCTCAAAGTATAGTAGTGATGAGTGTTGTGCTGTGTCGTCTGGGAGTAGTGGGAGTGAGCGGGGGGATCGGTTGTATGCGAGAGAGGAGTTTGGGCGGATTGATGGGGGGTCATCGCCGTAGTAGTGTGTGGGATTTGTGTGGCCTCCGACTTGAGAGCTTGAGTTAAGTTTGTCTGGGCCTTAATGATAATTTATGAATTTTTCCTTTTTTA is a genomic window containing:
- a CDS encoding Atrophin-1 domain containing protein; translated protein: MPPKATKRAGKAPTSSKKAIPPPFTPAPPELSTLLSTFDPTLVYIAHVDPHPAWFKRRIFTVPVLLNTSIVLLLLWRAYSLGPHYWDILQSVLGNHNETTIYWDSTPWGSLIWQLGKRTAMFMLDFVLFRFVALWPFSFFIEQPGNPVSWRWSVGFRDEEVYVRVSRGWGAKDLLGEAEGGSGRAGSENPFFKTRVLPAVDQKRLREKTGYMLMDADFDLDFFGMVAATQLLDRKDISLDHLRKSVFVYVGDAETENGQWAVWECAKLDEGSETEARDKVIAFKDKLTAMGKESLFFRWVELIQYESNAPGGFTQERQIEAAKKVKTMFENEGVDFEAFSKEIGGMDGISGV